Proteins found in one Alicyclobacillus cycloheptanicus genomic segment:
- a CDS encoding HAD family hydrolase — MHMTTLIFDLDGTLIDTASILLPAFRAAIRCFPEFPQPADSVLLGTFGLSDHDVWQLLMPGGTPEQHEKALKLTEAYVKNGLFETNVLMEGAFEVIETLHRRGYTLTTASNCGEAYLANVLDSQGLRPYFTRPLCLGSVRGVCKADILSEHFRHFPKADAWMIGDRKTDIEAAMAHDIPSIGCDFGFAAEGELEHATKVIHHIRELLDLFPA, encoded by the coding sequence ATGCACATGACGACTTTGATTTTCGATCTCGACGGTACACTCATTGATACGGCGTCCATCCTGCTGCCTGCGTTTCGCGCAGCGATTCGCTGTTTTCCGGAATTCCCGCAGCCCGCAGACAGCGTGCTGCTCGGTACCTTTGGACTCTCCGACCACGATGTCTGGCAGCTGCTGATGCCTGGCGGAACGCCCGAGCAGCACGAGAAAGCCCTGAAACTGACGGAGGCGTACGTGAAAAACGGCCTGTTTGAGACCAACGTGTTGATGGAAGGCGCGTTCGAGGTCATCGAAACGCTCCATCGACGGGGCTACACGCTGACCACCGCCAGTAACTGCGGCGAAGCCTACCTGGCCAACGTGCTCGACTCGCAAGGCCTGCGCCCCTACTTCACGCGCCCTCTGTGCCTTGGTTCTGTGCGCGGTGTGTGCAAGGCGGACATTCTGTCAGAACACTTCCGCCACTTTCCGAAAGCAGACGCGTGGATGATTGGCGACCGCAAGACCGACATCGAAGCGGCGATGGCCCACGACATCCCGTCCATCGGCTGCGACTTTGGCTTTGCCGCAGAAGGAGAACTCGAGCACGCCACCAAAGTCATACATCACATTCGCGAACTGCTGGACCTGTTCCCTGCCTGA
- a CDS encoding sulfurtransferase, which produces MLMTARQLQQQLGSPNLVVFDCRFSLADREAGRNAYLAGHIPGAFYLDLEQDLSGQKGTHGGRHPLPNPQELAAKLGAAGVDDQASVVVYDDGGGMAARAWWLIRYLGHEQVAVLDGGWKAWLAAGGAADTGMPKLHPTTFPLDVREDWVLSVDDVMQIVAGERAGRLVDARAAVRYRGEVEPLDPKAGHIPGAANLPWESHLQPDGTWKPAQALREAIAPLVQSAGDAANVVNYCGSGVTACANVFALALAGFGDSKLYAGSWSDWCSYDDLPVATGEAPGTEDAPPGRG; this is translated from the coding sequence ATGCTGATGACAGCGCGTCAGTTGCAGCAGCAGTTGGGCAGTCCAAACCTGGTCGTCTTTGACTGTCGATTTTCTCTTGCGGATAGGGAAGCTGGACGCAACGCCTACTTGGCGGGGCACATTCCGGGGGCGTTTTACCTCGATTTGGAGCAGGATTTGTCGGGGCAAAAGGGGACGCATGGGGGACGGCATCCGCTGCCCAATCCGCAGGAACTCGCGGCAAAACTGGGCGCTGCGGGCGTCGACGACCAAGCGTCGGTGGTTGTCTATGACGACGGGGGCGGCATGGCTGCGCGAGCGTGGTGGCTGATTCGATATCTGGGCCATGAACAGGTCGCCGTTCTGGACGGCGGTTGGAAAGCGTGGCTGGCGGCGGGCGGCGCGGCAGACACCGGGATGCCAAAGCTTCACCCGACGACGTTTCCGCTTGATGTACGCGAAGATTGGGTGCTGTCTGTGGACGATGTGATGCAAATCGTTGCGGGAGAACGGGCCGGCCGTCTGGTGGATGCGCGCGCCGCCGTGCGCTACCGGGGTGAGGTGGAGCCGCTCGACCCGAAAGCGGGGCACATCCCGGGCGCTGCGAACCTTCCCTGGGAATCACACCTGCAGCCCGACGGAACGTGGAAGCCTGCACAAGCGCTGCGGGAAGCCATCGCGCCCCTCGTGCAGTCGGCGGGGGATGCCGCCAACGTGGTGAACTACTGCGGATCCGGTGTCACAGCGTGCGCGAATGTGTTCGCGCTGGCGCTCGCTGGCTTCGGAGATTCGAAGCTGTATGCCGGGAGCTGGAGCGACTGGTGCTCCTACGACGACTTACCGGTCGCGACTGGAGAGGCGCCCGGAACCGAAGACGCGCCGCCGGGGCGGGGCTGA
- a CDS encoding phosphodiester glycosidase family protein gives MQIVDSHNPNHERPTPRGRLSRVERRKARRKRGRRRLIRWTLGTIGSGVVLVLALIVIGFATPGGTRIRMLLAETVLSTRHYYLAKYMTTPAEYKELLKELNSPVVNTGVPAVKVAAATTTSPVQIHAISGQGWNGYVVLIHNPRLIRLVHANVQGSMGEYITDMAKRVGAIAGVNASGFEDPNGEGWGGVAVGLELVGGQEFSEWKPSWPVVGFTQSGVMVMGDYTLTELQAMGVRDAMQFHPELVVNGQPQITEGDGGWGQDPRTAIGQTKNGTVIFVVANGRFHGGAGLGASQRQIMDVMLQYGAYNACALDGGSSSVLYADGRILNSPSTLDPNGQRHLPDAWMVFPTVEAADQYTP, from the coding sequence ATGCAGATCGTCGATTCGCACAATCCCAACCATGAACGGCCCACGCCGCGCGGCCGGCTGTCGCGGGTAGAGCGGCGAAAAGCGCGGCGCAAGCGCGGCCGCCGCCGTCTGATACGGTGGACTTTAGGTACGATTGGATCCGGCGTCGTGCTGGTCCTGGCACTGATTGTTATCGGTTTTGCGACGCCAGGCGGGACACGGATTCGAATGCTGTTGGCGGAGACGGTGTTGTCGACGCGGCACTATTATCTCGCCAAATATATGACGACGCCCGCCGAATACAAGGAACTGCTGAAAGAACTGAATTCACCTGTTGTGAATACGGGCGTGCCTGCCGTGAAAGTGGCGGCAGCGACCACGACCAGTCCGGTGCAAATCCATGCGATTTCCGGTCAGGGGTGGAACGGCTATGTGGTGTTGATCCACAATCCCCGCTTGATTCGGCTGGTGCATGCGAACGTTCAGGGTTCAATGGGTGAGTACATTACCGATATGGCCAAGCGCGTCGGCGCGATCGCGGGCGTGAATGCGAGTGGATTTGAGGACCCGAACGGTGAAGGCTGGGGCGGCGTTGCGGTTGGACTGGAACTGGTTGGCGGACAGGAATTCAGCGAATGGAAACCATCCTGGCCTGTGGTTGGGTTTACACAGTCGGGGGTTATGGTGATGGGTGACTACACGCTGACCGAGTTACAGGCCATGGGCGTCCGCGATGCGATGCAGTTTCACCCGGAGCTCGTTGTCAATGGACAGCCGCAGATCACGGAGGGCGACGGAGGCTGGGGGCAAGATCCGCGCACCGCGATTGGGCAGACCAAGAACGGGACGGTCATTTTTGTCGTCGCCAACGGACGCTTTCACGGAGGGGCGGGACTTGGCGCCAGTCAGCGGCAAATCATGGACGTCATGCTCCAATACGGCGCCTATAACGCGTGCGCGCTGGACGGCGGCTCGTCCAGCGTTCTGTATGCGGACGGCCGGATTCTCAATTCGCCGTCCACGCTCGACCCGAACGGCCAGCGCCATTTGCCGGATGCTTGGATGGTGTTTCCGACCGTCGAGGCGGCCGACCAGTACACGCCGTAA
- a CDS encoding carboxypeptidase M32, whose translation MSFAAGQTAAQTFEALQAYVKKMLHYQEALELIYWDLRTGAPKKSVELRSETIGTLSDELFRMSTSDQLAEYLEILSDPGVFSTLERKWQRTIEELQRELDRSRKIPPERNKAYVMLTSQAESVWEEARAQSNFEMFRPYLEQIVAMNIEFVEYWGYDENKYDTLLDLYEPGMTVAQVDKIFGGLREETVKLVQAIAHSGRRIDETPFVRRYDVAKQRELGIMLLEAMGYDFNAGRLDETVHPFETAINRFDVRVTTKYLPDDVRSNIFSVIHEGGHALYEQGVSTDLIGTPLCGGASMGIHESQSRFWENMIGRTREFWEFNYGKLLKLFPSQLADVSLEDFYRGVNVVQPSLIRIEADEVTYNLHIMIRYEIEKGLINGQLRVADLPGIWRDKMKEYLGVVPGNDAEGVLQDVHWSGGSFGYFPTYALGNIYAAQFRNALQKAIPDYLEHVRRGNLGVIKQWLNDNIHRHGKMLKPAQIVEQVTGEAIDSKYLVAYLKEKFGQLYGV comes from the coding sequence ATGAGTTTTGCAGCAGGACAGACGGCGGCGCAGACATTTGAAGCGCTGCAGGCGTATGTCAAAAAGATGCTTCACTATCAGGAAGCTTTGGAGTTGATTTACTGGGACTTGCGGACGGGGGCGCCGAAAAAGAGCGTGGAACTTCGCTCGGAAACCATCGGGACCTTGTCAGACGAGCTGTTTCGGATGAGCACGTCCGATCAGCTGGCTGAATACCTTGAGATTCTTTCTGACCCAGGTGTTTTTTCGACTCTGGAGCGCAAGTGGCAGCGAACCATCGAGGAGCTCCAGCGCGAGCTGGACAGAAGCCGCAAAATCCCGCCTGAGCGCAACAAGGCCTACGTGATGCTCACGTCGCAGGCTGAATCTGTGTGGGAAGAGGCGAGGGCGCAGTCGAACTTTGAGATGTTCCGTCCCTACCTCGAACAGATTGTCGCGATGAACATCGAGTTTGTCGAGTATTGGGGCTATGACGAGAATAAGTACGACACCCTCCTGGACCTGTATGAGCCTGGCATGACCGTTGCTCAAGTCGACAAAATTTTCGGCGGCTTGCGTGAGGAAACGGTGAAGTTGGTACAGGCGATTGCCCATTCGGGACGGCGGATTGATGAAACCCCGTTTGTGCGCCGCTACGATGTGGCGAAACAGCGGGAACTCGGCATCATGCTGCTGGAAGCCATGGGGTACGACTTCAACGCAGGCCGGCTGGACGAAACGGTTCATCCGTTCGAGACGGCCATCAACCGGTTTGACGTCCGCGTGACCACAAAGTACCTGCCTGACGATGTGCGGAGCAACATCTTCAGCGTCATTCACGAGGGCGGTCACGCGTTGTATGAACAGGGCGTTTCCACGGACTTGATTGGCACGCCGCTGTGCGGCGGCGCTTCGATGGGCATCCACGAGTCGCAGTCCCGATTCTGGGAGAATATGATTGGCCGTACCCGCGAGTTCTGGGAGTTCAACTACGGCAAACTGCTCAAGCTGTTCCCTTCGCAACTGGCGGACGTTTCGCTGGAGGACTTCTACCGCGGCGTGAACGTTGTGCAGCCGTCTCTCATCCGCATCGAAGCGGACGAAGTGACGTACAACCTGCACATCATGATCCGCTACGAAATCGAAAAGGGCCTCATCAACGGACAACTGCGTGTGGCTGATTTGCCCGGCATTTGGCGCGACAAAATGAAAGAATACCTTGGCGTCGTACCAGGCAACGACGCAGAGGGTGTGCTGCAGGATGTGCACTGGTCCGGCGGCAGCTTCGGCTATTTCCCGACGTATGCCTTGGGCAACATTTATGCCGCGCAGTTCCGCAACGCGCTGCAAAAGGCCATTCCGGACTACCTGGAGCACGTGCGGCGCGGAAACCTCGGCGTCATCAAGCAGTGGCTGAATGACAACATTCATCGGCACGGGAAGATGCTGAAACCGGCACAGATTGTCGAGCAAGTGACGGGAGAAGCCATCGATTCCAAGTACCTCGTGGCCTACCTGAAAGAGAAGTTCGGCCAACTGTACGGCGTATAA
- a CDS encoding MFS transporter: MNAVERGLAIGRGVGRWWRKWLVVVLVALSYLLVFSQRTGPGLITDQLQSEFHVSAAVLGTMTSVQYLLYMVLQIPVGLSGDRFGPERLFAAGVLLDGLGTLVFSRADAFVWLLLGRAIVGLGDALIWVNLVIILAKRYLPQQFGALLGIVGMGGNLGALLTTLPFAAWIAAAGWRTPFSILAGVLMLVAVCDWLALSGGRGAAKRRRDGGLSDADPDSQENRVKIHPVPVRRILADVVRDRLSWATFACHFGIVGTYMGFVSLWAVPYFMAAYHVSRAGASSFTLVGFIGALVGGPITGAMSDRMGSRRRPYVVLQALVALSWITLWLGGGAWPAVVTYVQMLVIGFGNGGSLLTFAAIRDQTPMERSGVMSGFANTGGFFSAVLLPVAFGAVVDALSPQAASSTPSMHALAAGLMVPAVFSVIGVAGALLLPERQNLSEKSQEVAL; this comes from the coding sequence ATGAATGCGGTGGAGAGGGGATTGGCCATCGGCCGCGGGGTCGGCCGATGGTGGCGCAAGTGGCTGGTCGTCGTGCTCGTGGCGCTGTCGTATTTGCTGGTCTTCTCCCAGCGCACAGGCCCAGGACTGATTACGGACCAACTCCAGTCCGAGTTTCACGTTTCAGCAGCGGTGCTTGGCACCATGACCAGCGTTCAGTACCTGTTGTATATGGTGCTGCAGATCCCGGTTGGCCTTTCCGGCGACCGGTTTGGCCCGGAGCGGCTGTTTGCGGCCGGTGTCTTGCTGGACGGACTGGGGACTTTGGTGTTCTCCCGGGCGGACGCGTTTGTCTGGCTGCTGCTGGGCCGTGCCATCGTCGGCCTCGGAGATGCGCTGATTTGGGTGAACCTCGTGATCATCCTGGCCAAGCGGTATCTGCCGCAGCAATTCGGGGCGCTGCTCGGTATCGTCGGGATGGGGGGCAACCTCGGGGCGCTCTTGACCACGTTGCCGTTTGCCGCGTGGATCGCGGCGGCCGGATGGCGCACCCCGTTTTCGATTTTAGCCGGGGTGCTCATGTTGGTGGCGGTCTGCGACTGGCTGGCGTTGTCTGGCGGGCGCGGGGCGGCGAAACGACGGCGAGACGGGGGGCTGTCTGATGCCGACCCTGACTCGCAGGAGAACCGTGTGAAAATTCATCCGGTGCCGGTCCGCAGGATTTTGGCAGACGTGGTGCGGGATCGTCTGTCGTGGGCCACGTTTGCCTGCCACTTCGGCATCGTGGGTACATACATGGGGTTTGTCAGCCTGTGGGCGGTACCGTATTTCATGGCCGCCTACCACGTGTCGCGGGCTGGGGCGTCCTCGTTTACGCTCGTGGGCTTTATTGGGGCGCTGGTCGGCGGGCCGATCACCGGCGCGATGTCCGACAGAATGGGAAGCCGCCGCCGACCGTACGTTGTGCTGCAGGCACTCGTGGCACTTTCGTGGATCACGCTGTGGCTTGGCGGCGGCGCGTGGCCGGCGGTCGTAACGTACGTGCAAATGCTTGTGATTGGGTTCGGCAATGGCGGGAGTTTGCTGACGTTCGCGGCCATTCGCGACCAGACACCGATGGAACGCAGCGGCGTGATGTCGGGCTTCGCCAACACGGGAGGCTTTTTCAGCGCTGTGCTCCTGCCCGTGGCCTTTGGGGCCGTGGTCGATGCGCTGAGCCCGCAGGCTGCCAGCAGCACACCCTCGATGCACGCATTGGCCGCGGGCTTAATGGTCCCGGCCGTGTTCTCTGTCATCGGTGTGGCGGGTGCGCTGCTGTTGCCAGAACGCCAGAATTTGAGTGAAAAATCGCAGGAGGTGGCGCTGTGA
- a CDS encoding acyl-CoA dehydrogenase family protein, whose protein sequence is MKTHDERMRDAHTHDAAAGSSDRNGAASGGTCGTGKHWFVRSEVERAHLEALAECAAPFAERAAKHDEEGSFPFENIEDLRKLGYTRWTVPKAYGGEEISLYEMLLCQEQLGRSDGSTALAIGWHVGMMLNLRASGAFPEEVFAEVCRSAVQHGALINSCASEPATGSPSRGGRPQTTAVRVEGGYRISGRKTFSTLSPALDWILVTAGIADTDEVGEFLVRGEDVEVVDTWNVMGMRATGSHDIVLDDVFVPDRYLIERLRPGQKSRRNQDGGGWMLHIPACYLGVALAARDFAVHYAANYQPNSLPHPIAAVPHVEAKLGEMELKLLSTRTLMYDLARRWDEASPEVRRTLRPQLGAVKTLATNRALEVVDLAMRVVGARSLWRDLPLERMYRDVRAGLHNPPMDDVTLKLLAQAAIAEVEAGHR, encoded by the coding sequence GTGAAGACGCATGACGAGAGGATGCGCGACGCGCACACGCATGACGCGGCCGCAGGGTCAAGCGACCGGAACGGAGCTGCAAGCGGGGGGACGTGCGGAACGGGCAAGCACTGGTTTGTCCGCTCCGAGGTGGAACGTGCTCATCTGGAGGCGCTTGCCGAGTGTGCGGCCCCATTTGCAGAACGCGCCGCGAAACATGACGAGGAAGGCAGCTTCCCGTTTGAAAACATCGAGGACTTGCGGAAACTCGGCTACACGCGTTGGACGGTGCCAAAGGCGTACGGCGGCGAGGAAATTTCCTTGTACGAAATGCTTCTGTGTCAGGAGCAGCTCGGCCGTTCAGACGGTTCGACTGCGCTTGCCATCGGCTGGCACGTCGGGATGATGCTCAATTTACGCGCGAGCGGGGCGTTTCCGGAAGAGGTATTTGCGGAAGTGTGCCGTTCGGCGGTCCAACATGGGGCGCTCATCAACAGCTGTGCCAGCGAGCCGGCCACGGGCAGCCCGAGCCGCGGCGGCCGCCCGCAGACGACCGCGGTGCGCGTCGAGGGCGGGTACCGCATCTCCGGACGCAAGACGTTCAGCACCTTGTCGCCGGCACTCGACTGGATTTTGGTGACGGCCGGGATCGCCGATACAGATGAAGTCGGAGAGTTTCTCGTCCGCGGCGAAGACGTGGAGGTCGTGGACACCTGGAACGTCATGGGGATGCGCGCCACAGGCAGCCATGACATCGTGCTGGACGACGTTTTTGTGCCCGATCGGTATTTGATTGAGCGCCTCCGGCCGGGGCAAAAGTCCCGCCGCAACCAGGACGGCGGCGGATGGATGCTGCACATTCCGGCGTGTTATCTCGGTGTGGCGCTGGCGGCTCGCGACTTCGCCGTCCACTACGCTGCCAACTACCAGCCGAACAGCTTGCCGCACCCCATTGCAGCAGTGCCGCATGTCGAGGCCAAGCTTGGCGAGATGGAGCTGAAGCTGCTGTCCACGCGCACTTTGATGTACGATTTGGCGCGCCGCTGGGATGAGGCCAGCCCAGAAGTGCGCCGCACCCTTCGGCCGCAGCTTGGCGCCGTAAAGACGCTGGCGACCAACCGTGCACTCGAGGTCGTCGATCTCGCGATGCGGGTGGTGGGCGCCCGGAGTTTGTGGCGCGATCTGCCGCTGGAGCGCATGTATCGGGACGTCCGCGCGGGCCTGCACAACCCGCCGATGGACGACGTGACGCTGAAGCTGTTGGCCCAGGCGGCCATCGCGGAGGTAGAAGCCGGGCATCGGTAA
- a CDS encoding MFS transporter: MSDVIADTKPFSWRFVSPLYMGSTLNPINSSLIATALVPIAADLRVSVAQTTMLVTVLYLASAIAQPTAGKLASEFGPRKIFLIGIVMVLLGGLVGGFGQDLTMLVLARILIGLGTSTAYPSAMLLIRLRAESAGMSKPPGSVLGALQIAGVVTAAVGLPIGGVLVEAWGWRTTFWVNIPFAVAAFAMAARWIPRDAAMRDSRTFSEVSSRIDLPGIIGFAAALATLLIFLFSLPVPNWVFLGLSVVLGAVFVWWELRAKHPFIDLRLLAANLALTRTYLRFAALTLCIYTVLYGVTEWIGTARGASSMETGLLLLPMSGLSALVAGPISKRNLVRGPLIVSALSSIAASIGILLLTTATPIIWILITTLIFGITMGTMVSGNQTALYLQASTDQIGTASGLFRTFGYVGSIASSAIIGIIFHKRVSDTGMHHIATIMIVMSAFALLLTIADRQLNPHKKETSAAS; encoded by the coding sequence ATGTCAGATGTTATCGCAGATACCAAGCCTTTTTCATGGAGATTCGTGTCCCCCCTGTACATGGGCTCGACGCTGAATCCCATCAACAGCTCCCTGATTGCCACCGCCCTGGTGCCCATTGCGGCTGACTTACGGGTCTCGGTCGCACAGACGACGATGCTCGTCACGGTGTTGTATCTCGCGAGCGCGATCGCACAGCCAACGGCTGGCAAGCTGGCTTCAGAGTTCGGACCCCGCAAAATCTTTTTGATCGGGATCGTCATGGTACTGCTCGGGGGGCTGGTGGGCGGATTCGGACAGGACTTGACGATGTTGGTCCTTGCGCGGATCCTCATCGGTCTCGGAACGTCGACCGCCTACCCGTCGGCGATGCTGCTGATTCGCCTGCGCGCGGAGTCGGCAGGCATGTCCAAGCCGCCCGGGAGCGTGCTGGGCGCACTGCAGATCGCGGGCGTTGTCACAGCGGCAGTGGGCCTCCCGATTGGCGGCGTCCTTGTCGAAGCGTGGGGATGGCGCACCACGTTTTGGGTGAACATCCCCTTTGCGGTTGCCGCGTTCGCGATGGCCGCACGATGGATTCCACGCGATGCGGCGATGCGGGACAGCCGGACGTTCAGCGAAGTTTCATCACGCATTGACCTGCCAGGCATCATCGGGTTTGCCGCAGCCTTGGCCACCCTGCTGATTTTTCTCTTCTCCCTGCCAGTACCCAATTGGGTGTTTCTCGGCTTGAGTGTTGTGCTGGGCGCCGTCTTTGTCTGGTGGGAACTGCGCGCAAAGCACCCGTTTATCGATCTGCGTCTGCTCGCCGCAAACCTTGCGCTCACGCGCACCTACTTGCGCTTCGCGGCCCTGACGTTGTGCATCTACACGGTGCTGTACGGGGTGACGGAGTGGATCGGAACCGCCCGCGGAGCCTCCTCCATGGAGACCGGCCTGCTGCTCCTGCCGATGAGCGGCCTCTCCGCCCTCGTCGCAGGTCCCATCTCCAAACGGAACCTCGTGCGCGGACCGCTGATCGTCTCTGCACTCTCCTCGATCGCGGCGTCCATTGGCATCCTTCTGTTGACCACAGCCACCCCCATCATCTGGATCCTGATTACGACGCTCATTTTCGGTATCACGATGGGCACCATGGTCAGCGGCAATCAGACCGCACTCTATCTACAGGCATCCACCGACCAGATTGGCACAGCTTCCGGGCTCTTTCGCACCTTCGGCTACGTTGGTTCCATCGCGTCCTCGGCCATCATTGGCATCATTTTTCACAAGCGGGTCTCCGACACTGGAATGCACCACATCGCCACCATCATGATTGTCATGAGTGCCTTCGCGCTCCTCTTGACGATCGCCGACCGACAACTCAATCCGCACAAAAAGGAAACGTCCGCTGCTTCTTGA
- a CDS encoding TetR/AcrR family transcriptional regulator, with translation MDTAKDTGGTQTRTERRDAAENRKRILDAALRLFDRHGVAEVSMNQIATEAGIGSGTLYRRYRNKSELCLDLIRDNVDVLFKDIETYLRAHQEDPPAQRMKGVIALFIRFREKKLQLLAGVEQTGSALGRSYKSQSPVYNQLHEIVVQLFNEMKAGEAAERNNVFKADLLLMALKNDSYLFQREVRGYSPESFLEQLCLTFFPG, from the coding sequence ATGGATACGGCGAAGGACACAGGTGGCACCCAGACTCGCACGGAACGCCGCGATGCGGCGGAAAATCGGAAACGCATCCTGGATGCCGCGCTGCGACTGTTTGATCGGCATGGGGTGGCAGAGGTAAGTATGAATCAAATTGCCACGGAGGCGGGCATTGGTTCGGGCACGTTGTACCGTCGGTACAGAAATAAGAGTGAGTTGTGCCTGGATTTGATCAGGGACAACGTGGATGTTCTGTTTAAAGACATTGAGACGTACTTGCGGGCCCATCAGGAAGATCCGCCTGCCCAGCGGATGAAAGGGGTCATCGCCCTGTTCATCCGCTTTCGCGAGAAGAAGCTGCAGCTGTTGGCGGGTGTGGAGCAGACGGGTTCAGCGCTTGGGCGTTCGTACAAATCGCAAAGTCCAGTGTATAATCAATTACATGAAATTGTCGTACAACTATTCAACGAGATGAAGGCGGGGGAAGCGGCTGAGCGGAACAATGTGTTCAAGGCGGATCTATTATTGATGGCGTTGAAGAACGATTCGTATCTGTTCCAACGGGAGGTACGTGGTTATTCGCCCGAGTCGTTTCTGGAACAACTGTGTTTGACCTTTTTTCCAGGCTGA
- a CDS encoding acyl-CoA synthetase, with the protein MGNYHFGREVDHYATQYPDKLAILCVAPDGTEHRMTYGQLRKQTNRLASGLARVGLKPHDRVLVLLPRGIEPYVVYLALLKLGATILPGSEMLRAGDIQYRVQHANTTAVIAHATLTESVNAIREACPQLSHLFSVGSPVDGWTDLASVMDLGSDAHEIPDMQEDDLAFLSYTSGTTGGPKGVMHTYRWPREHLAVAGTHWFDAKPSDIAWATAGPGWAKWVWSPFVATIGNGATAFVYQGRFQPDVYLQLMEKYQVTLLCATPTEYRMMAKLDNLGQYQLSLRSACSAGEPLNREVIDTFRREFGITVRDGYGQTENSLLVGTLQDMEVRPGSMGKPFPGMRVSIVDDDGNELPAGEIGHIAVHKSFPALFKGYLNDEERTKRAFRGDWYITGDQGRMDEDGYFWFEGRADDIIISAGYTIGPFEVEDALVKHPKVAECAVVASPDAERGHIVKAYVVLRKPEDANQPGIVEALQEHVKQVTAPYKYPRAIEFVDSLPKTTSGKIRRIELRQRERAKLESAK; encoded by the coding sequence ATGGGCAACTACCACTTTGGACGAGAAGTCGATCACTATGCCACGCAGTATCCTGATAAACTGGCGATTCTCTGTGTAGCACCGGATGGAACCGAGCACCGGATGACGTACGGACAGCTGCGCAAACAGACCAATCGCCTCGCCAGCGGTCTGGCGCGTGTGGGGCTGAAACCGCACGACCGTGTGCTGGTTCTGCTTCCGCGCGGGATTGAGCCTTACGTGGTCTACCTGGCGCTGTTGAAACTGGGGGCCACCATTCTGCCTGGGTCGGAAATGCTGCGTGCCGGGGACATCCAGTACCGGGTCCAGCACGCGAATACTACGGCCGTAATCGCCCATGCGACCTTGACTGAAAGCGTTAACGCGATTCGGGAGGCGTGTCCGCAGCTGTCGCACTTGTTCAGCGTCGGCAGTCCCGTGGACGGTTGGACCGATCTCGCCAGTGTGATGGACCTGGGATCCGATGCGCATGAAATTCCGGACATGCAAGAGGATGACTTGGCGTTCCTGTCGTACACCAGCGGGACGACGGGCGGGCCCAAGGGTGTGATGCACACCTACCGGTGGCCGCGCGAGCATTTGGCGGTTGCCGGGACACACTGGTTCGATGCAAAGCCGTCGGATATTGCGTGGGCCACGGCCGGTCCGGGCTGGGCGAAGTGGGTGTGGAGCCCGTTTGTGGCCACGATTGGCAACGGTGCGACGGCTTTTGTGTACCAGGGCAGATTCCAGCCGGACGTGTATCTGCAGCTGATGGAGAAGTATCAGGTCACCCTCCTCTGTGCGACGCCAACCGAGTACCGCATGATGGCGAAGCTGGACAATTTGGGCCAGTATCAACTCTCGCTGCGGTCTGCGTGTTCTGCTGGGGAACCGCTGAACCGGGAGGTGATTGACACCTTCCGCCGGGAGTTTGGCATTACCGTGCGCGACGGCTACGGACAGACGGAGAACAGCCTGCTGGTGGGAACACTGCAGGACATGGAGGTGCGGCCGGGATCGATGGGGAAACCGTTCCCCGGCATGCGCGTGTCCATCGTCGATGATGACGGCAACGAGCTGCCGGCGGGGGAGATTGGGCACATCGCGGTGCACAAGTCATTCCCGGCACTCTTCAAAGGCTATCTGAATGACGAAGAGCGAACGAAGCGGGCGTTTCGGGGTGACTGGTATATCACAGGCGATCAGGGGCGGATGGACGAAGACGGCTACTTCTGGTTCGAGGGGCGTGCGGATGACATCATCATTTCGGCGGGGTACACGATTGGACCCTTCGAAGTGGAAGACGCGCTGGTGAAACACCCCAAAGTGGCAGAATGCGCCGTGGTCGCCAGTCCCGACGCGGAACGCGGCCACATCGTCAAGGCCTACGTGGTGCTGCGCAAGCCGGAGGACGCGAATCAACCGGGCATCGTCGAAGCGCTGCAAGAGCACGTCAAGCAGGTCACCGCGCCGTACAAATATCCGCGGGCCATCGAGTTTGTCGACAGCCTGCCCAAGACCACGAGCGGCAAGATTCGCCGCATCGAACTCCGCCAGCGGGAGCGGGCGAAGCTGGAGTCGGCAAAATAG